In Bombus vancouverensis nearcticus chromosome 12, iyBomVanc1_principal, whole genome shotgun sequence, the genomic stretch ATTCGTAGATCAAACGCACCAACTACGACTAATCATTTTCCAATCGCTTAGTTTCTGTCGAAGATAATtaaaatgtagaaaattatgGACGTTTACATTAGAGAAGAATGGTGTCAATATAAAATTCTGCTGGTATATGGGAAgcatataataaaagtaataatacAACTGCCAAGCATTGTGTAACATTATGTAGTCAAATTATAGAGAATAGACGTAAACAAATGAGAGATACAAGCAAGTGACGAATTTCAGACGTGTTTATTCTTCTAAAGTGCTTCCAGATATTTTTGTTAGATTTAGAGATTTTCTATTCTGGACATCAATACTATGAGTAGTCCATTTGTTTAAAGTAGCTAAAAAGCACATGAATATTGTTATAAgaagaattttattatacaagtttttttaattatttataaatacaaatagatATTTGTAACCTTATTTTACTGATTATTATGGAACcatttaaatacatacatatatacatatataggaaGATAATATAGAATTAGGTTCTAATTCTAGTATAGTAGTCCAAATGGAAACAAATCCAGTGTCAAAAGCGTGAATTATAGACCTTGCAACGAATACTCTGATTCTGAGGATGAGTATTATATTTGTAACTTCtataatcattttttttattaaatcttgttaatttattaaccagaaaacaatttattttatcgtgTACAATACAACCAATAAGAATAAAGGAATGAAAAATACCAAACTGTAAGTACATCATAAAATTGAAACTTTGAAAAGTATACTTTTTCATTCAAATTTTCCACGTCTGAATTAGGCAGAAATTAGGGGTTAAAAACAACTTGAGATTCTATATGATCTTCGATATGACCTTCTCCTTTATAGATAAGAAAACTATATAAACGAACGTCACAACATACCTGAGGGATATTGGCGTTCAGTTGACGATTCAATGAGTCCCGTTCCTTCTCGACCTCCTGCAAACGCGCTTCCGTTTCCTGCAACCGTTCCTGGTTTTCGCGCAACGACTCCACCAGCTTGTCCCTCTCATCGAGCATCGAGACCATTAGTTGCTCGAAGTTCGCATCCTCACCGGAATATTGCGAACTTCTCTGGCTAATGCTGTCCTCCGCGATAGTCGGCATCACGTCGCACATCATATTCCACATTTTGCGTATCCTACTACTCTCTCTCACCCTCCGGCACTGAAACTCCACTTCAAATATACACGCAAATGAGAAACAGACGAAACACGCGCGCCGGATATAATATGGACACTCGCGTGCGCGCCAATGGCAACGAAAGCCGCCTTCCGCTTCCGATATCTATGTACacatatagatatatgtatatatataagcacttatatatgtatacatatatacagtgGTTCACGGAAGTATTTGAACAGCTATTATATAGAAAACTTTTAAGTATATAttgtatgtgttatataaaacagatTGAAATTTAGTTAGCATTGTAATAAAAGACTGCCATGATTAAACTACAGATGTTTAtgtaaaatcatatttttatcaaaatgacaaaaaaaataaaacctGCATAGAGATGTATTTCACATACTAAATATCATAACTTGCTCTttacttttcatattttatatattttttcatgttACATTCATTCTATACACTTTTAcatctttaaattttctataaatgcataaacatctgcCGTCTAATCGTGACTATCCCTTTGCGGACGGGACGGTTCGAAGTCAACCGTGCCATAGGGCCGAGCTGCTGCCGCGATAGTCATTTAAGATTGCCAGCGCACATTTCTGCATAGACGCGATTTTCATTCATAGCACTCCAAGATGTCAAATTTTAGACATATGTACATGCACAGATTCTCCacagaataaataaaatgacaGATATATGAGTCTTTCAGCTCTATCAGTTATTTTCGCCAAGCACATATATGAGTTCCTCGGCCAAATTGATAGTTTACTCATATATGCGGCGGTAGTCCGCAAAAGGTTATATTGATCAAAGTTggaaccaatctgaaaatgtacatagaagTTACCACAGATACTTAATGGAAACTTAGTACATAGCATGATTAGCTATCTTAAGTATATATAATGTTAAAGATAGACGCAGTAACTGTTTAAACATATCCATGATCTGTGTGAAACATGTACTTGCAGTACGtgtcttgtaacttctatgtatatatagtacattttcaaattcgttTCAAACTTTATCAATAAAACCACGATAGTCGAATCTTGTAACAGTGTTAATAAAATCTCAAAATGCAGaagtataatacatataatatattcataaaaagtatCCAGAAGTATTCGAATATGCCCATGAGCCActgtatatctatatctatatgtaCATGTGTACCTTTTAGTTCGTTTCGAGCTTTTCAGTTAGTCATTTTCCCAACGCGATTTTCTTCGCTTGACAGcgctttctctttctttctctttgatTTTCCTCGTCTTATCAGGTCAAACTCCTATCTACTTCTTTCTTTCTGTGTGTTACAACGTTTCGTCGATTCTAACGACATCCACGCGTCGAGAATATTTCTTATGTGTATTATATTTCTTCTTCAATGGCGTACCGTTTAACCACTAAAAATTTTCAAGCAATCTgatgtttttctttcttcctattCTTCTGTCTCACTCGATAGAAATCCGTGTCTCTccactattttttttttttttttgtttgtttctttAACTAAAAGCTACCGGCGAAATCATCGCTCGAATAATTTATTCAGTCCCAAGTTCAACATCACTCTAGCCACGAGCCTGTTCACCGTCATTCAAACTCGTGTCCCGTTTCCACCGTCGGATGATACATTGTTATCAACTGAATATTGTTTACGGAAGGGGATCAATCGATGTGCGAAAATATACACACACAGTCGAGATAAAAGTCGTAGGCGAGTAGAATATTTTTCCCTTGAGAAAAATCGATCGGCTCGTATCGTGATAGGAAGGATGATTCGGTGCAGACGCTCGATTTAGTTTCACCATAAATACGATATAAATACGTGTACGACGTGTTGGTTGAGTTGATTCGGTTTTGACAGATCGTAAATTAGATCCCACTGTGGAACCGTACGTTGAGCatacttatcctttatatgttCTACGTGCAcgcgtctttcttttccatTTCACTCATTTCCAAGATACGTGAACTAGTTTTCGATAGAACAGAGTCGACAAATAGCTGACACCCACGATGCACGCTCGACTCTTTCCTGGAGCCGGGCAAATCAGTCTGACACCCGCAAAATATCCGTGAAGAGCACGAGAACGATCACTGGACAGACCAAGGTTTACTTTCCACTTCGATCTCATTCAGACACAGTTTCAgcctattattattatattcaaatgtatatatttatgtatatagatCACTGATAGATTAAGAACAGAAGAAATTTCGTTTTACGGGATAAAgagatatatgtacatatatcgtgAAGTTCGGGTTGCACCGCTTAATTTGACTCGCCGACTATTTCACCATTTATTATCACCATCCGAGACTCGCGGAACGATCCCGATCGTACGTAAGAGTAGTGCGCGAGGCACGAGTCAGCGTGCAACAATCGGCATTTCGATGGCATTATCGCGGAGAAGCCGAGTACTGACACACCTACAGTTCGTTCCTACCGCCCAGCCTCTACGCTACTCCATTTCCGATACCAGCAGCCATTTTGCGCCGTGACGTCAGCCTTCGTCCTCGAAAGTGCGCCCGACTCCGCCCGAATGTCGTACGACTTTCCTCCGCCGCGTTTACAAACTGCGATGAAATTGCAGATTGCTTGTGGCACCACAGTTACGGAATACCGCCACATGAGAAACGCGGGACATCCAAATGACCTTTTAAATTAAGCGATTTTCAAATGATATCTGTAATTTGTATTAACCTGTAATTAAATTTCTTCTTATGTCTGTAATCATATTCATTGTCAACTCTAATTCTCTCTCttagtataaatataatatacagtgcCTATAAAAAGTAATGGCGCACCACAGAATTCAAAGGATATATTTGTCAATTTTGTGTTGTTAAATTCTCTATTTTGAATGTCATCATACTTCAGACAaatgttaaattatataatatatttttactttcAGACATATTGTGTAAGCTACTTAAATTTTAGAAtgataatagaaaaatatatatgtatatataaatctatatacgtatgtacatattgtACATAGTCGAGCCCAATCCGCACGGTCGACAATGTATTAAATCAATcacatttcatttatttcaaaactaatatatatatatcttaattaatatttaaaacaataaagaatatgaattattttgagaaattgtaaatattaagttAAAGCATTTTATGTAACGcaataaatattcaaagaaagcTTCATTCTTCTTTAACACTTGAACTAATTAACTCCCAAAACTCAAATCTTTAATCGATAGGAATGTTTATTTTCAAAGTTCGAAGAGAAGATTTATCGTTACTGAACGCGATAATTTTGATCAAGTCAAAAGAGAGGGAAAAAATCTAGAGGGCTTAACTTTCCGAAAGATGGAGACTGTGCTACAGCGTGGGATGCTGGATGATCAATACCGACCTCTGAGTCGTATTTTGGACCAAGTTATACAGTCAAGAAAGATAGAGGCGAGTATCATGAAAACAGTAACGCACACTTGCACGCCAGGAACTACGGGTAAGTAGCCGTAGCTtcgattaaaaatatctttcaaaaAAGGTACAATTTAAATCATCTAACAAAATGTTCCAAAAATCTCTGCACTTTTCTctcaaaagaaaaaagacattttACCTTAAATGTTTCCATTTTCTCCATTCTATTGTTTTGTGAATTaccataaataaaattaatatccttTTAATCATTGATAATGAataatttccttttaaaataCCTTCAAAACGAAAAATTTCTGTGACAGTGTTTTGGAgtaaattatttgattattgCGTTTGGACGTCCATATTTCCCGATTTATACTTTATTCGTCCAAGTTTTAGATTTACCAGAATGTGATTCGATCGAGGACATCGCTGAATCAGTAGACGAACTACGAGCGAAATTGGCGAACATGAAGAGATTGATGGAAGAGCGGCGGGGTACCACCCTGGGTGAGATCAGCGCAAGGAAGAGAAAGGAGACCTCGGATATTATAGATGGCTACTTTTTATCTTGGATATTCGGCTCGGCACTCGTCGTCATCTTAAGTATCAGTTTCTACGCCTTTTACAATCTCTATCATGCAGTCCTGAAAAAATTTCCATCATCTCATACAGAATTATAAACAGACGGTAATCTTCATTTTCTAAAACCATATCTTTGGTTGTTTTTTTTCAGTAATGTCATATAAACTACCGTAATAATTTGCAGGATAAGAATGGAAAAATTTTTACACTGGCGAATTTGTGCTGGCAAATTGTTCAATTTGGATATATTCTTTTACGATCAATAGATGACAAGCAAAAAGATGTGTCCAAAGATCTCAAACTTCTTGCCCAATTCTCAAGAAGTATGCCGGCTGGTGATTTCgtttgatattaaaaatatctgtcTATTCTCTGGGATATAATAATGAAATGTCTGGAATAAGAGAACAAGGTAGAAAGAATTTAAGAAACGAACAGAGTAGCAGGAAAGTTCCTTTCATGTGCACTTAACAAGCTCAACGAATATTTTATAGCGTTCATTCAAATCGAAAAATACTTCCTTCTCTGTTCACTACACATTTCTCAAGGAACTGTACTCTCATAAAGAAAATTCAGTTACTGAAAAATTATCACAATGCATCGGGAAAGAAACAAATGCCTTAAAACATCTCTCAACACTATTCGTTTTGGAGAGTTTGTATGAACATGTAATTCCATGGTTATGAAGAATAAGGCACTTAAAATGGAACAATTTTGAGGTAGAAAGGAATACTTTAAAAAAGCTATGTGACCTCCTTATTTTTATTCTCATTTCAATAAATtgagtatataaaatattttttctatctcCAAATAAAATGAAGTAAAGAGGTCCGTTTTAAGAATTACGTATTCTTCTGACTTCGATATATCGTACTGCTTGTAAAAATTACTTTTATGATTCTTGATTCTTGCTTTACTTTCTTATCATATAATACGTTCTATATTATTTAATGTTTAAACTTTAGTACAGTGTCCTGGTTATCTTTAAAAATTATCTACTTCATCGAAAATATCTACAATCATCGGCAATCAATACGTTAATTGATAAAATAGATGTAATCTATTTTGCATTTTTTGTCTCAATCCGAAAAGTATAATTCATACGCGTAATCGAAATCCATTTGTCActcgaattaaattttaatttctcaatgtTAATTTGTACCATGCGATTGAACGCAAAGGAACTTCCATACTGATCATTTACTCGAATGTATATATTgtgattattaaataaaaattatgatcCGATTGAAAAAAAAAGCTCTTTTCTTAATCATTCGATACTACGACGATTTTCGACAAAGCAACATTTAGTGGCACTCTTTAATTACTCACTCTAATTTTtgttctttgattaaaaataattattatatatacagaaaagtcgatgaaatttttcatGGTAAACTGAAACAACTCACACGATGGTGTCTTGATTTCTCGATACCAGAAGCTATAGATTGAAAGCGccaattaaaataatgaaaatctatttttaaacaaaatagaaTATTTCGCAATAACATACAGAATAATGTTTTTTTACTTTCCAATTCCTTGGAAAACCCACTCAGCATTTTCTGATAATCTTCTTGTTGCTACAATTGCATTAAAAATTAtgacttttattatttttatatgttactAATTTTAACAAGATAGAAACACTACCTTTAATGCCTCGCTCCTAAGAGCTTCTCGTCGAATCGATAAATTCGATATTTGATTTTGCAGCGTTCTCACCTATCaaatgtaattataattatataaaactaaatcgtcattctttttaattatatgttaCTCGAACCTCATCCTCAGTTTCTCGAATGTCCTTTTTTAATTCGATCATCAACGAGCGATATCGATCTCGGCAGGACGATGTTTTATTTTCCAGATCAGTTAACGCCTTTTctgcattttttatttcacattgCGATTTCTGTAACTATGAGTGTTACAAAactaataatatttctttcataaaaaattgaattaaagCAAAATGACGAATTATTTTCTCACCACGCGTTCTTTTTCTGTAAGCTTTTCCGTTAACACTTCCAATTTATCATCTACGCTCTCGCGACTCTAATAAAATAAGCAATCGTCAGCATTTTTAGAAGTTGAAGTTACGagtaatgaaaaatttaaaaatatgatgaagaaatacgatataatgtagTATGATAGTAGATAATATGTATGGATGTTTATGCGTTtatagaaaattcgaaaaagTCAATATGTGTTcggaatgcacataatatagaaaatatatatacgtatggGTATGTAATTCAAGGCAATGCGctcaatataatatttataatgaatagaagaaatttctattcaggttccactgttttagttacatacataaagatatgaaattgcataaacatccgcagtctagtatTAACTTTTCATTAAGAAAAGCTTCCTTTAACTAACTCCAGTCGGAAATTTCACATCCAAGTTTGTATCTTGGGGTACGATCTAAAAGACACAATTTATGTTACAACAATAGAATATTTTGAAGAAGATGTAAGAGAAAATTGCATTAATAAACTTACACATCTTCTCAGTTCCTCAGTTTGAGCATTATACTTTGTTACAAATAACATTATTAGTTAGCATAAAATACTgtcaatcagagcaaataaaaaaattcttaccATAACCAGAAGAAAAGTGACAACGCAATAGATAACAAAGATAAAAATACACATTAGTTTAAAGGTAAAAACTGCGAATAATATGAACCACATTATGAGCAATTTTGTATTAATAGCTGTTCCTAACAAAAATAGTTATCAAAAGCACACGAATAACAATTAGAAACGCTTAAATTTATGGAGGAATTCATGTTGATAAAAACCGAAGATCTAACGTCGCTCCCATTTTGAATTTTATCGAACTGTATCGAAGAGGTTCGAAAATATCAATATATCTATCGAGAGTAGTCGAGATTGAAACATTTCGATTTATCGATCAAGTACATTTAGGcgggaaatttattaaaaacttaaataatacaataacattttaaatcaaaaaattataagtaaatcaatcttatgtaattatttcacgttaaaataactaaaaaatgatctgtatgaaaaataattttatctaccaaaatattataattttaataagtgaAAATCTTAACATATCAAGCTATTATACGAATGTACAGCGCCACTTATTTTCTTTTGAAaggataatttatatttttgaaagaaCACCATTATGACCCAATATTCCTAACTTTAATAATAGAACCAACGTTCTAGCAGTGGAGACATTTTGGAATTCTGTTTTTTGCATGTTATGTGAACAAGTGACGCAGTTATTACCTTCCACGTAATTTAATGCTGCAACACGCGAGTTCAAAATGTATTTATGTTACATTATTACAGAAAGTAGTCTCAAAAGGttgcaaaaattattcaattgaTATAACCTtcaaaaatggaatatttaaactTAATCAAAGAGACAGAAGTAAAAGTCGTAGGAAATTTGaccaaaattttcaatttcaaccCCATACAACGTTACCCTCGCAATCGCAAATTGTCATTGCGGGTGCAGGAACAGTGGCTAATTCTGTTGCTTATCATCTTGTCAATAATGGGTGGAATGATGTACTTGTTCTGGAACAAAACAGGTATATGTACATTTACATCAAATGAAACAATTAATGAATGCTAGAACAGtgaataacaaatttttaatttttaaaataacactATAAACTTTTTTGTTTACATTACATATTTGTATCACTAAAATTATAAAGGCTATTGATTTAAGAAACTATTAAAGTTATCaatatttataatgtacaataattaaaaaatgttatgtCATAGGATTGGAAGCGGAACATCCTATTTTGGTTCCGGCACACTTGGTCTTTTCAAACCAATATCACATAGGAATCTAATATCCTACAGCATTAAGTTGTATCAACAATTACAAGAAATGGGATATGACATAGGTTTAAAGCAATGTGGCAGTATATACTTAGCTCAAACCAAAGACAGAATGATAGCTTTGAAGAGAAGAATGGCTTATAATATACCCACAGGTTTAAATTGTGAAGTAAGATTTCTCAGCCAGattttgaaattgaaatatgaaagaaacttttaataAGCTATAAATGCATTAGATTTTAGGAAAAGATCAATTAAAACGATTATATCCATATTTGCATACTGAAGACCTTGAAGGTGCACTTTGGGTTCCTGAAGATGCAGTAGCTAATTGTAGCGCAATTTGTGATGTTCTAGCTAAATTGGCAATGATTGGAGGAGCAAAATACATTGAAAATTGTTATATACAAGAAGTTCACACTGAAAATCGAGCTATAAAAAGTGTAAAAACTGACCGTGGAATAGTTTCTTgtgaatattttgttaattgtgCAGGAATGGTAATATCACTTTAGGGAtgtgaaataattttcatgttatttcttatacaaatttttcttaTACAAGTTTTCAAATTATAGTGGGCACGAGAATTAGGATTAAAATGTAATCCACCAGTTAGAATTCCAGCATATCCTGCAGAacatttttatgcaattattcCTCCGTTTCCACTTAATACAAACACGGCTTTACCATGCATACGTGATTTCGATTCATACTCATATATGAGGGAGTGGCAAAGTCTTTAACATATTAGCGCATTACATGAGGTTTAATAAGCCATGGAATAAATAACTGAATGGATAAATTTGCAGGAGGTTTATTAATTGGATGGTTTGAACCAGAATCAAAGCCTGCATTCGAGAATGGTGTTGTTCCAATAAAAGATTGGAAAAACCATCTTACAGTTAATACTTCATACTGGAAACCTTTATGGGATAAAGTAGTACACAGATTACCACTCTTAAAAGGTATACAACCAAATGTATATAATTGTCCAGATAACTTTACACCAGATGGTAAATGGATACTAGGAGAAAGTCCAGAAGTAAAGAATTATTTTGTTGCTGTTGGCATGAATGGAAGTTCATTACAAGGTAAAGAATAACAGATGTTAAATCTTTGATATTATTAAAGTCATATTTCTTTAGGGGCAGGAGGAATAGGCAAAGAAGTTGCTGAATGCCTAATAAATGGTGAATCTACACAAGAAATACTTCCTTTTAATGTACAAAGATTTCTAGATTTACATAGCAGTAAAAGATATTTACAACAAAGAACAAAGGAAATTGTTGGGAGAAATTATGCAATTTTGTATCCTCATCAGTGTGAGTATAAATATGCTCGAAACCTACGTTGTTCACCTCTGTATTCTGTACTTGAAGAAAGAGGTGCAATTTTTGGAGTCAAAATGGCTTATGAACGTCCACTTTAC encodes the following:
- the LOC117154963 gene encoding uncharacterized protein LOC117154963 isoform X1, with protein sequence METVLQRGMLDDQYRPLSRILDQVIQSRKIEASIMKTVTHTCTPGTTVLDLPECDSIEDIAESVDELRAKLANMKRLMEERRGTTLGEISARKRKETSDIIDGYFLSWIFGSALVVILSISFYAFYNLYHAVLKKFPSSHTEL
- the LOC117154963 gene encoding uncharacterized protein LOC117154963 isoform X2, which encodes METVLQRGMLDDQYRPLSRILDQVIQSRKIEASIMKTVTHTCTPGTTDLPECDSIEDIAESVDELRAKLANMKRLMEERRGTTLGEISARKRKETSDIIDGYFLSWIFGSALVVILSISFYAFYNLYHAVLKKFPSSHTEL
- the LOC117154959 gene encoding uncharacterized protein LOC117154959; translation: MIELKKDIRETEDEVRTLQNQISNLSIRREALRSEALKQQEDYQKMLSGFSKELESKKTLFCMLLRNILFCLKIDFHYFNWRFQSIASGIEKSRHHRVSCFSLP
- the LOC117154948 gene encoding pyruvate dehydrogenase phosphatase regulatory subunit, mitochondrial-like, with the translated sequence MLQHASSKCIYVTLLQKVVSKGCKNYSIDITFKNGIFKLNQRDRSKSRRKFDQNFQFQPHTTLPSQSQIVIAGAGTVANSVAYHLVNNGWNDVLVLEQNRIGSGTSYFGSGTLGLFKPISHRNLISYSIKLYQQLQEMGYDIGLKQCGSIYLAQTKDRMIALKRRMAYNIPTGLNCEILGKDQLKRLYPYLHTEDLEGALWVPEDAVANCSAICDVLAKLAMIGGAKYIENCYIQEVHTENRAIKSVKTDRGIVSCEYFVNCAGMWARELGLKCNPPVRIPAYPAEHFYAIIPPFPLNTNTALPCIRDFDSYSYMREWQRGLLIGWFEPESKPAFENGVVPIKDWKNHLTVNTSYWKPLWDKVVHRLPLLKGIQPNVYNCPDNFTPDGKWILGESPEVKNYFVAVGMNGSSLQGAGGIGKEVAECLINGESTQEILPFNVQRFLDLHSSKRYLQQRTKEIVGRNYAILYPHQCEYKYARNLRCSPLYSVLEERGAIFGVKMAYERPLYFDSTYKKGQKKPVMPPGSFYKPKFFDFMTEEFLACKEGVGIIDMSSFSKIEIKSSRWEVVNYLQQLCSNDVNIPIGSIVHTGMQNERGGYENDCILVRQAENSYFMVSPTSQQTRIYQWMSRHLPADHSVGLNDVTSKYTVINLVGPKATGLLSELSNSDINLSPFTYKNVNVAYASDVMVMSFTHTGESGYCLYIPSEYALHVYSRLMEVGKDYGVRDVGVLTQRFMRIERFIPFWAEELTPFVTPYEAGSGYNVRLDKEYFIGKFALQRQKEQGVSKRLVLFIVNELDINKDVWPWGGEPIYRNNEFVGTVTSAGYGFATEKHICLGFISYPKSGHIQINANTVTTDFIMDLKARYEIDIAGTRFSIKPHIRPLPIPALSSKLNKKYIPTPIVSY